The nucleotide sequence aaggtaccccactttcaaaggtgcccacttccccctatattgtAAAGTATGtctacaaaaattatttttaagtggaaAATAATTCGTGCTCCGCCCAGtagaatttcaatatttatcaaTGTACATGAATATGTAATAAGTTCAGTGAATACTTTCAATTTAAACTTCTCATATGGCTAATGCTTCGTCGGCTTCGCCAGATTTTTTCAAGCACCCTGTCGAGCAGAAAATATATCGAGAAGTCGATATATTTCCACGCCAGTATATCTAATGCCCAAACCCGAGTCTCTGATACCAAATATCCTCAATCGTCAGCGTAAAAATTTCCCCTTCTGACTTGTCAGACGGTGTGTCATTCTCTTGAGAATCAGGCGGTGTGATAGCATTGTACTTGGGTGCTCGTTGCTCTCCAACAATTATagcttttaaatcatattaGAGTGTGACTGTGGGAGGAAAAAGTCCGGAAGAGAAGCATCCACTAATAGAtgtgcattaaaatttaaaagtttctgAAATGATGGCGCGTAATATACTGTACGTAtttgtatgaattttttttttgtgttatagAAATGGTTTGTGCAAAATTCTTACATCACCTTCTGAGCTCTAATCGATTTTTATTCTTGGGAATCTCGTGAGCTTTTGAAGAGTCAATAAATAAATGGCATATTTGTGTGATTTACAGCAAAGATTAAGAAAAGTGGTACAAATACGACAGATACCGCGGAATATTTGTGCGggagactaaaaaaaaaaagaaaaatttctttttgtttgcgCGTCTAATATTAGCAAATTAATCTGGGCAAATCATTTTTATCACCTATCTCTCTCTCTATATCCAAAAAATCTTCTTTGAGAGTGACATTCTTAATCgccaaaagtttatttttaaatcaacgTGTCTTTATTGTATTTTCCGATTTAGCATTTTTATTATTGTGACCTCCAATAACACCATGGTTTAAATATAATCTTAAAATGTGTATATTGTCAGGAATAACCCGCTCTACAAGCAGATGCATTTGGGAGCATTTGGTCGTACATTGGCATTATGTGGCACCGGAAAAAAGGATATTCTCGTGCCACAACGTGAATATCATGAAGTTAATGGGGACATTCCTTGTCCTTCAATGCTCCAAGGAATTGACCACTTGCGAGATCCGCGATTAAATAAAGGATTGGCCTTTACGCTTGAGGAAAGACAGGTGTTGGGTATACATGGTCTTCAACCAGCCAGATTTAAGACACAAGAAGAACAACTAGAACTCTGCAAAATATCTATTGATAGATACAAGGAGGACCTCAATAAATACCTATATTTGGTAGATTTACAAGTAAgggcaaaatattaaaattattattactcTATTCTGCAATAAAGGTGGACTTTCAAAGAGATTTACACTTAAGCGTACACTTCGGGAGAGGAAATTATTAGTAAAAccctaaataaaatttcttgttaagACCAAGAGCAATCTAGTCTAGACCTATGACACttcatttttctattaaaagaaGATTAAGAGTCTACAATGTAGTAATGCTTTCGAAAGGACAAtatgggcaaaagtggtctatggtgTGACCACCAATGAGActaataggggagaccgaggtagaattagccaccaaatgaaatttttaattacatgtaatttgtacaaaaaatgtcttCGAAGGTAAACTGTAAACTGTAAGATACCACTACCTAATACTATAcgtgtctaattctaccccggtctcccctaccataGTATATGTAACGGCCGTGGTATAGgacacaacttttgttccgggaccaaaatTCTAAACCATATGGGGGAAATattctacagaaaaaaaattttcgtagaagaaaaataatctcttattCGAAATATGTGCATTTATACTGCTTTTTTAAGggaaagaataaattgtaatataaaCTACATTAAATGACTGCATATTCTCGAAATGTACATAAAATCATCTGTCTTTACAATGCATAACATGCGTAGGGGGACATTAAAACATAAAGgctcaaagtcaaaatttgaaaccttatatctcagagatttgtcaaccgaatttaatcaatgaatactcAATCGAAAGGTCTCGAAAACTCCTACAAAATGACGGTATAGATAAGTTCACAAGTCGAACGCAAGGGGCACTCCAGATTATCAAAGTTTTCAATTAACAAGAAATGTGTTAAGTTTCGAAAGtattcaaccgattttaatgatcttatAAAATGTATGTCagataggggagggtggggcagtttaacgacggagcagtttcaatttttgcatattcttcttatccctttgaaaggaatgggatagaACCATTAtattattgaagagataactgagatccatattcataaaaataattaatttcgtgacgcttcgcgtttgaattctgtaattgattttatgaaactgcatcaaaatgaaactttttgtaatgttttattttcaacaatttctgaactattgaaCTTATCTagcgaagtaacataattgtattaaattacgagtggttttatgattattataaggcactttgcgttgaatgaaatctaagacggttctaacaattttcatttgagctTCGAAAGTGCGTGAGGGGCAATTTCATGCAAACAGACtgagaagtttccagtgtctaacaatttaatttttttaattaaaattaacttaaaatgatcattgaaaacgttttgtagctgttttgtcgataaagttcgaaattatggaaagtagtatttcctaaaagttcataataaaaattaaaaaaaaaaataatctttcagtgttttttaagtgcttaaaaatgatgaatttaattgttttaatatattttcagaatgttttcagcaagatattgtatttttttttagtattataaaaattcaagactttaaaatactattataaaactgttatactaaaaaggacatgttctaTAGCGATATAATGAcccaacaatgtacagaattagcttagcactacaaaagacatttcattcgtataaaaattcaaagaaaactgctcaattaatgagaaataggcttggaaatctctagcgatattttattttctctgtatgatcaattagtgttcaaattctgttataaagttcttgtttgattatatttttaggttttagagtcttagaagactttaaaatagtaattttaatcaattctggtatcgcaagtttcctataaacacgttttatttttctcaaaaattgcctcatatttatcttgaaagtgccccgcaatgggggacttttACACATTCcgcctttcaagtgaaataaatttctccacaatagattaataaaaataaaggattattgttattatttttattaaccctaaacacaactgtaattcacataatatacaaagttttacttctgtttatcatctttttgcaaaatggtcccaaaatccattttgcaatttaggggtgaaactacctaccccaccctcccctactttTAATGTATTATAGAGAGGTATGGCCTCGTTATATCGGTAGTTTTTCATTCTAcaccattacctataaaatgcgcatacaaacatttttgcccaatgtcctttgaTCAATTACATCCTTTTAAAGAGATTAACACTTAAGCTTATACTTCAGGAGAGAAAGCCTTTAAGaattctataaataaaatttcttgtcaAGAACAGGATCAGTTTCGTTCGTTGCAAATAGAATATTTAGGCGGGTTTCCTCATTTCTCGTAAAATGTCTTAATTAAGCTTGTTAGCTTTTGTTAGTCatagttctttttttaattcggTTTATTTACAAAGTTGATAGATGCTTTCTTGTGCATTGAAATTTCTTAACTTTCGCGTAATATTTGGCACATGCTACTGTCTATGACACAATTAATTGCTAATACAAATGTATGAAAGCAGCACGTGTTCCTCTATCGGCcgattgtttatttttatttactcggttattatatttttgagtatttaaaaaaaagccctttattgcagaatactaaaaaaatcaaatttcataaatctaatttaaaatatcaatttttttttcaaggatcGAAACGAACGACTATTTTTCCGTCTCCTTTCGGAGAATGTTAAGAATATGATGCCTATCGTCTATACTCCAACGGTTGGATTAGCTTGCCAGAAGTTTGGCTTGATTTACCGTCGTCCTCGAGGTCTATTTGTCACAATTAACGACCGAGGGCATGTATTTGATGTGATTAAGAATTGGCCAGAACCCGACGTCAGAGCAATTTGTGTGACTGACGGTGAGAGAATCCTCGGTCTAGGAGATTTAGGAGCCAATGGAATGGGTATCCCTGTGGGAAAACTCTCACTCTACACTGCCCTCGCAGGAATTAAACCACATCAGTGTTTACCAATTCTCCTGGACGTCGGAACAAATAACAGGGATTTGCTGGAAGATCCCTTGTACATTGGATTGAGGCAAGAAAGGGTAACGGGAGACGCCTATGATGAATTTATCGATGAATTCATGAGAGCTGTTGTGAAGAAATACGGCCAGAATGTCCTGATTCAGTTTGAAGACTTTGGAAATCACAATGCTTTCCGATTTTTGGACAAATACCGACACTCCTACTGCACGTTTAACGATGATATTCAGGGGACTGCAGCAGTAGCTGTTGGAGGATTGTATGCCTCAAAGCGACTGACGGGAAAGAGATTTGCTGACCATCAGATTCTTTTCGTTGGAGCTGGAGAAGCTGCCATTGGGATTGCTGATCTCTGCGTCAGAGCAATGATTGTAGAGGGATGCACTCTGGAGGAGGCAAGAAACAAAATCTGGATGGTCGATATTGATGGCCTGCTCGTCAAAGGACGAGAACATCTCGAAGGACATAAAGCGTACTATGCGAAGAATGTTGAACCTATGAATGATCTGCTCGAAATTGTAAAGACAGTGAAGCCTAGCATTTTGATTGGGGCTAGTGCTCAGCCAGGACTCTTCACCAGAGACATCCTGGCAGAAATGGCTGAGAATAATGCCAAACCGATCATCTTTGCTCTGTCAAATCCAACGGACAGAGCAGAATGCACAGCTGCACAAGCATTCGAACACACAGAGGTAAACCTAAACCCCTATTTCTAAACCGATTTCGACaagtttcatttaaattaaattttccatttagGGACGAGTGATATTTGCATCTGGATCTCCATTCCCACCGGTGGAATACAACGGGAAGACTTACTACACGGGACAAGGCAATAATGCTTATATTTTCCCAGGAATTGCTCTTGGAGTTATTGCAACTGAAACACATCATATCCCCGAGGATATGTTCCTAATTGCAGCTCAGGAACTTGCTGACTGCGTCACCGAAGCGGATCTCATGCAAGGATCTCTGTATCCTGACCTAGCACGTGTCAAGGAGGTGTCCCTGAACATAGCCATTGGTATCACCAAATTTGCGTATGTTAAAGGTAAATCAATTGCTTTAGATTGTTTCAAATTGGTAGATTAGAGTGTTTAGTAGATTTTTTTCagcactgatttttattttgctttttgcgggcaatttattccattttatttgcattttgtaGGAAGTTGCACTAGTGGCCAAAGTAAGTTTGACTATTCGTGTAGGGAGCACGTGtctaacaagtttttttttgtcctaGATAGATCTCCAGAAATTTTTGTgctaatatttacaaaaaacaaGGTGGAAATGTCTgctgatttttaaatatttaaacattatttCGAGACGAATTTTTGAAGACGAAAATCGAAGTATTTGAAACGATTTATTGAAGATGGAAACGTAAAATAGAAGACGAATTTTTAAAGACGGAAAGGAAAAGCAGGAGACGAATTTTTGAAGATGGAGACGAAAAGAaggagaagaatttttaaaaacgaAAACGAAAAGTaggagaagaatttttaaagACGAAAACGAAAGCCAAAAGACGAATTTTTGAAGACGGAAACGAAATGTTTGAAACGAATTTTAGAAGATGAAAACCGAAATATTTGAAACGAATTTTTGAAGACGAAAAcgaaaagaaggagaaaaatttttaaagacgGAAACGAAAAGTaagagacaaaattttgaagacGAAAAccgaaattttttaatataaatatttgaaacgAATTCTTGAAGACGA is from Phlebotomus papatasi isolate M1 chromosome 1, Ppap_2.1, whole genome shotgun sequence and encodes:
- the LOC129799840 gene encoding NADP-dependent malic enzyme isoform X2; its protein translation is MMARNILNNPLYKQMHLGAFGRTLALCGTGKKDILVPQREYHEVNGDIPCPSMLQGIDHLRDPRLNKGLAFTLEERQVLGIHGLQPARFKTQEEQLELCKISIDRYKEDLNKYLYLVDLQDRNERLFFRLLSENVKNMMPIVYTPTVGLACQKFGLIYRRPRGLFVTINDRGHVFDVIKNWPEPDVRAICVTDGERILGLGDLGANGMGIPVGKLSLYTALAGIKPHQCLPILLDVGTNNRDLLEDPLYIGLRQERVTGDAYDEFIDEFMRAVVKKYGQNVLIQFEDFGNHNAFRFLDKYRHSYCTFNDDIQGTAAVAVGGLYASKRLTGKRFADHQILFVGAGEAAIGIADLCVRAMIVEGCTLEEARNKIWMVDIDGLLVKGREHLEGHKAYYAKNVEPMNDLLEIVKTVKPSILIGASAQPGLFTRDILAEMAENNAKPIIFALSNPTDRAECTAAQAFEHTEGRVIFASGSPFPPVEYNGKTYYTGQGNNAYIFPGIALGVIATETHHIPEDMFLIAAQELADCVTEADLMQGSLYPDLARVKEVSLNIAIGITKFAYVKGLASTYPEPHDKRQWLLDQLYNFNYESSMPVTWTWPKSPEIKTRELVPTKLTEREE
- the LOC129799840 gene encoding NADP-dependent malic enzyme isoform X1, which encodes MMARNILNNPLYKQMHLGAFGRTLALCGTGKKDILVPQREYHEVNGDIPCPSMLQGIDHLRDPRLNKGLAFTLEERQVLGIHGLQPARFKTQEEQLELCKISIDRYKEDLNKYLYLVDLQDRNERLFFRLLSENVKNMMPIVYTPTVGLACQKFGLIYRRPRGLFVTINDRGHVFDVIKNWPEPDVRAICVTDGERILGLGDLGANGMGIPVGKLSLYTALAGIKPHQCLPILLDVGTNNRDLLEDPLYIGLRQERVTGDAYDEFIDEFMRAVVKKYGQNVLIQFEDFGNHNAFRFLDKYRHSYCTFNDDIQGTAAVAVGGLYASKRLTGKRFADHQILFVGAGEAAIGIADLCVRAMIVEGCTLEEARNKIWMVDIDGLLVKGREHLEGHKAYYAKNVEPMNDLLEIVKTVKPSILIGASAQPGLFTRDILAEMAENNAKPIIFALSNPTDRAECTAAQAFEHTEGRVIFASGSPFPPVEYNGKTYYTGQGNNAYIFPGIALGVIATETHHIPEDMFLIAAQELADCVTEADLMQGSLYPDLARVKEVSLNIAIGITKFAYVKGSCTSGQRLASTYPEPHDKRQWLLDQLYNFNYESSMPVTWTWPKSPEIKTRELVPTKLTEREE